The genomic DNA ATCGCTGGTCACGTTCAGGCATCTGCCCTGCATGACGCAGCCCATGATGTGCGCCACGCCACCGGCTTCCCCTGCCACTGACAGAGATCCGCATTCTATCTGACGACAGATCGAATGCTGTGTGCAGATAACGTCTGAAATCCGTGCAGCAATTTTGCTGCCGATCAGCCGTTACTGCCAGCTAATGGGACTATTGAAACTATGTTTTCCAAGATTGTAACCAGCGCATTGTTCGCTGGTTTCTGTGCTGGGCTGATTGCCGCCCTCGTGCAGATTGTATTCGTGCAGCCTGTGCTGCTACATGCCGAACTCTACGAGGGCGGCGATCTGGTGCATTTTGGTGCTGATGCCGTCAGCGCGCATCCAGACCTTGGTGGTTTTGACGTCATGCGCAACGGGCTGTCTGTGTTGTTCATGGCGCTGACCTATGTGGGCTATGCGTTCATTCTGGTCGCCGTGATGAGCCTTGCGGCAGAGCGTGGCGCAGTGATCAACACGCGCACTGGTCTGATCTGGGGTATCGCGGGCTTTGTCACATGGCATTTTGCGCCGGCCTTCTCATTGCCCCCCGAAGTGCCGGGCGTGGCCGCAGCGGATGTGTTCGTTCGTCAAATCTGGTGGTGGGGCACAGTGGCGGCAACCGGCGTTGCGCTGGCGCTCATTGCATTCGGACGTTCCGCCCTTGCGTGGGGCGCTGCGATCGCGCTGCTTGTCGCACCGCATCTGATCGGCGCACCGCATCCCGACAGCTTTACCGGGCCGGTTCCTCCCGAGATCGCCGCACTCTTTGCGTCACGCGCGCTTGGCTTCGGCTTTGCCACATGGGTGGCGCTGGGGGGCCTCTGCGGGTACTTCTGGCAGCGCGAGAACGCGAACGCCTGAGCAATTAGTGTCCCGGCGGCCAGGCTGCCGGGACATGAACTTTGAGGGAGGCAGCCATGCCCAAGACCTTCATGTTTCTGATCATCGGCCTCTTTTTCGGTGCCGGGTTCGGGTTTCTTCTGGCCGCCACGTCGGGTGCGGAGCTGACAGGGCACGCGCATGGCACGGACGCCGCGCATGACCATAACGCCCATGACCACGGCGACGGGACGGGCGACATGGATGCTGACCACGCGATGCATGGCCAGTTGGTCGAGGCCGAAGCGCCGGTGCCCGACCTGATGCTACATGTGCTGCCCGACGGTCCGCAAAGCCGCAATCTGCATATCATGGTCAGCAACTTCGTCTTTGCGCCGCAAAACGTGAATGGCGGCCATGTGCCGGGTCAGGGACACGCCCATGTCTATGTGGACGGTGTAAAACAACCACGCGCCTATAGCCCCTACGTCCACCTACAGGCATTGCCCAAGGGCACACATGAGATTCGCGTCACGCTGAATGCCAACAATCACGGGCAGCTTGCGGTAGATGGCGTAGCTTTGACTGCCGAAACCACGATCACCATCGAATGACCGTTCAGGCAGGCACCCGGCCGATCAGGCAATGGCGCAACCGCCCTGCCCCGCGCGCATCCTCGATCCAGCCATCGGCGCTGGTGGCGTACATGCGAGCAAAGGCGACGAGATCGGCCAGATCAGTAGCAGGCGCGACATCACCAAACAGATATGTCGCCTTGGCCGGAGCTTTGAACGCAACGCTAAGCGGGCGGGCGCAATTCGACATGCACTCCCAATCGCGCACGTCATATACCAACTCTGCCGTCGCCAATGCACGGCGCACGGCCCCTGCAAACCCCTTGCCATCCGCTCCGTCGCACGTAGAACAGATCACGATCTGGTGCGTCATTGCCGCCTCTCCTTTGGGGTATGGCCTAGGCGATCCCCAAAACCCACGCAAGCCCCTCTGAGGAGCCACCCCATGCAAGCCAAAATTCCCGCCACAGTCGTCACCGGTTTTCTTGGTGCGGGCAAAACCACGCTGATCCGACACATGCTGGAAAATGCCAAGGGCCGCCGCATCGCGCTCATTATCAACGAGTTTGGCGATCTCGGCGTTGATGGGGATATCCTGAAAGGCTGCGGCGACGAAACTTGCAGCGAGGATGATGTGATGGAGTTGAGCAACGGCTGCATCTGCTGCACCGTGGCGGATGATTTTATCCCAACGATGCAAAAGCTGCTGGACCGAGAGAACGCCCCTGATCATATCGTGATCGAGACGTCGGGGCTGGCGCTGCCGCAGCCGTTGGTGCGCGCCTTTAACTGGCCCGAGATTTCGACCCGCGTGACGGTCGATGGCGTCGTCACCGTGGTCGACGGCAAGGCGGTGAGCGAAGGTCGCTTTGCCCATAACGTCGCCGCCGTCGACGCACAGCGCAAGCTGGACGAGAACCTGGACCATGAAACGCCCCTGTCAGAGCTGTTCGAGGATCAGATCGCCTGTGCCGACATGATCGTGGTCAACAAATCCGACCTGCTGGGCGCGGATGAGGCTGATGCGCTGGTTGCGCGGCTTAAGGGCGAAAGCCGCAAGGGCGTGCAGGTGGTCAAATCCACGATGGGCGCGTTGCCCGTCGATGTGCTGCTGGGGCAGGGAATCGGCGCCGAGGGTGATCTGGACGCGCGCCACGAGGTACACCACCATCACCACCATGACGACGACGATCATCACGACGATGAGGATCATCATCACGACCACGAACACACACATGGCCATGATGAATTCGAAAGCTTTGTCGTCACCCGCCCCGAGATCTCCGACCCGGCTGCCTTTGCCGCGCAAGTCGCGGATGTGATCCGCGCCCATGACATTTTGCGTCTCAAGGGATTTGCCGCCGTAGAAGGCAAACCGATGCGCCTGACCCTGCAAGCGGTCGGCCCGCGCGTCGATACCTATTTCGACCAACCGTTCGGCACGGCACCGCGCCAGACCCGGCTGGTGGTGATCGGTCAGTCGGGGCTGGATCGCGCCGCGATTGAAACCGCATTGTGCGCCTGATCCGATGCTGATCGTCGAACCTGCCCACCCGCTGGACGATGGCCCCCGTGCCCTGCTGGAGCAGAGCCATGACCTGATGACCACGTTGTTTGAGCCTGAGGAAAACTATTTCCTCGGGTTTGATGCGCTCTGTGCGCCCGAGGTTCACTTTATCGTCGCGCGCGAGGGCGATGCAGTGCTCGGCACCGCCGCCGTGGTGGACAAAGGCGACTACGGCGAGGTGAAATCCATGTTCACCAGCCCCGCCGCGCGCGGCAAGGGGGTCGGCGCGGCGCTGATGCGCGCGATTGAAGATCACGCCCGCACGGCGAAGCTGTCGGCGCTGAAACTGGAGACAGCGCGCGAACTGCCCGCCGCCATCCGCCTGTATGAGCGTCATGGCTTTACCGAATGTGACCGTTTTGGCGACTATATCCCCAACAGCACATCCTATTTCATGCAAAAGCAGATCGACTGATGCACTTGCTCGCTGCCACGCCCGGTGCCATCGACGACGGCAAAGAGCCCGTTGATCTGGGTCAGACACCTGCCGATCTGGTGGTGATCTCAGCCGCCGATACCGAGTTGGCCGCCCTCAGCACCGCCCGCGCAGAGATGGACGCGGCTCCGGGTTTGCGGTTGGCCAACCTCGCATATCTGCAACATCCCATGTCCGTCGATTTGCACATCGACGATTGCGCCGCCAAATCCCGTCTGGTGATTGCCCGCGTGTTGGGCGGCACCGGCTATTGGCGCTATGGCACAGAACAATACGCGGCCCGCCTGCGCGAGGCCGGTGTGCCGCTGGCTCTGCTGCCCGGCGATGACAAGCCCGACGGCGAGCTGCGCAATCTGTCAACGGTCTCGGATACGGATTATGATGCACTCTGGTCCTATCTGGTCGAGGGCGGACCAGAAAATTCGCAGAATTTTCTGAGCTACGCTCGCATGATGCTGGAGGGCGGCGAAGCCCCCGCCGCACCCGCACCACTGCTGCGCGCCGGTGTCTACTGGCCCGGTGCGGGCCTGTCGGATCTGGCTGCGGCCCAGGCGGCTTGGACGGACGGCGCGCCAGTCGTTCCGCTGGTTTTCTACCGCGCACTGGTACAGGGCGCGGGGCTGAACCCGATCAACCGGCTGGTCAAGTCGCTCTTGCGCGAAGGGCTGAACCCGCTGCCCATCTTCGTGGCGTCGCTGAAGGACCCAGTATCCGTCGCCACGCTGGATCATCTCTTTGCCGCCGTATCACCCGCCGTGATCCTCAACTGTACCGCTTTTGCTGTCGGGTCACCGCATGATGGCGACGACAGCCCGCAAAATCCGCTGACGATGCCCACCGCCAACGCCGCACCGGTGTTTCAGGTCGTATTGTCCGGCTCTTCCGAAGAAGCATGGGAAACCGGCCTGACCGGGCTATCGGCGCGCGATATCGCGATGAACGTGGCTCTGCCCGAGGTCGATGGCCGCATCCTGAGCCGCGCGGTCAGCTTCAAGGGTGAGGCATTCTATGACGAAGCCACCGAATGTCCGATCGCCACCTACCGCGCGCAGGGCGACCGCGTGGCCTTTGTCGCCGCGCTTACTGCCAACTGGGCACGCCTGCGCACCACCCCGGAGGCCGAACGCAAAGTGGCGCTGGTCCTTGCGAACTATCCCAACAAAGACGGACGTCTGGCCAACGGGGTCGGGCTGGATACGCCGGCCGCGACGGTCCACACGCTGGATCTGCTGCATCAAGCCGGCTACCGGATCGAAAATGCGCCGACGGACAGCGACAGTCTGATGCAGGCCGTTATGTCAGGCCCAACCAACTGGTTGACCGACCGGCGTGAAAAGGCAGGCGGCGAAACCCTGCCGCTCGACGTTTATCACGCCCATTTCGATGCTCTGCCATGGGCACTCAAGGAACAGATCGCTGACAGATGGGGGGCACCCGAAGACGACCCCTTTTACGATACCACCCCCTTGGCCAAAGACGCCGAGGCAGGGTTCAAATTGTCGATCCTGCGCTACGGCAATGCCGTCGTCGGCATTCAACCCGCGCGCGGGTACAATATTGACCCCACCGACACCTATCATTCGCCCGACCTTGTGCCGCCGCATCACTATCTGGCGTTCTATTTCTGGCTACGGCACCACTATGGCGCGCAGGCCATCGTGCACATGGGCAAACACGGCAACCTCGAATGGCTACCCGGCAAGGCGCTGGCGCTGAGCGCCGAATGCTGGCCCGAGGCCGTGCTGGGGCCAATGCCGCATATCTATCCCTTTATCGTCAACGATCCCGGCGAAGGCACGCAGGCCAAGCGGCGCGCGCAGGCCGTGATCATCGATCACCTGACTCCGCCCCTGACCCGCGCCGAAACCTATGGCCCCCTGCGCGATCTCGAGGCGTTGGTGGATGAGTATTACGAGGCTGCTGGCGTGGACCCGCGCCGTATCGCCCATCTGCGGCGCGAGATCCTGTCGCTGAGTGCCGCCACTGGGCTGGACAAGGATGTGGGCTTTAGCGGCGCTGACGAAGATGGCGATCTGGCAAAGCTCGACGCCTATCTGTGCGAATTGAAAGAAGCGCAGATCAGGGACGGGCTGCATATCTTTGGGCAATCGCCGAGCGGTCAACAGGAAATCGACCTTGCCATCGCGCTGGCCCGCGTGCCGCGCGAGCAGGGCAAGGGAAGAGATGCATCACTGATCCGGGCGCTGGCGACCGATGCCGGGCTGTCGATTGACCCGCTGGATTGCGACATGGCCGCCCCTGCGACCGAGCGACCAGAGATGCTGCAAGCGCTTTCATCCGATCCGTGGCGCAGCAACGGCGACACGGTGGAACGACTGGAGTTGTTAGCGCAAAGCCTGTTGCGGGACGGCGGGCGGGGCGATGCGGGCCGTGGCCCGCACGCGGCCGCCGTCCTACACGAGATCGAGACGCGTATCCGTCCGACCCTCGCGGCCTGCGGCCCCGACGAAGGGACGGGCCTTCTCACCGCCCTCTCCGGGCAGTTCGTCGCCCCGGCGCCATCCGGCGCACCCACGCGGGGACGGCTCGACACCCTTCCCACCGGGCGCAACTTTTACTCGGTCGACAGCCGCGCTGTGCCCACACCAACCGCATGGGCGTTGGGCTGGAAATCGGCAAACCTGCTGATTGAAAAACACCTGCAAACCCACGGTGACTGGCCACGCAGCATGTTGATCACCGCATGGGGCACCGCCAACATGCGCACCGGCGGCGATGATATTGCACAGGCGTTGGCCCTGATGGGGGTAAAACCCACATGGGACGCCGCCAACCGCCGCGTAACCGGATTCGAGGTCCTGCCTCAGGGCGTGTTGGGGCGCCCGCGCGTCGATGTCACCCTGCGCATTTCCGGGTTTTTCCGCGACGCTTTTCCACAGTTGATCGCATTGGTCGACAGCGCCGCACGGGCAGTGCAGGCGCTGGACGAATCCGAGGATTTGAACCCGGCCGCCGCCCGCGCGGGCCGGGGCGAAGCGCAGACCCGCGTCTACGGCTCGAAGCCGGGCGCGTATGGTGCTGGTCTTCAGGCGATGATCGACGAACGGCTCTGGGCGGATAAATCCGATCTGGCCGATGCCTATCTGACGTGGGGCAGCTACGCCTACGGCGCCGGCAGCGACGGTACCGCAGACCGCAAAGGTTTCGAGGCCCGGCTCAGCCAGACTGAGGCCATCGTGCAAAATCAAGACAACCGCGAGCATGATATTCTGGACAGCGACGATTATTATCAATTCGAGGGCGGCGCGGCAGCAGCAGTCAGCACGCTTCAGGGCCGCGACAGACCGATCTATCACAACGACCATTCCCGCCCCGAGCGCCCGCTGATCCGCACGCTGGAGGACGAGATAGGCCGCGTCGTGCGCAGCCGCGTTGTAAACCCCAAATGGATCGACGGCATAAAACGCCACGGCTACAAAGGCGCGTTCGAGATCGCGGCGACGGTCGACTACCTCTTTGCCTTCGCCGCCACCACGGGCGCGGTCAAGGGACACCATTTCGATCTGGTCGAAGCGGCGTTTCTAGAGGACGACGACACGCGCGACTTTATCGACGAACATAACGCCCCCGCCCTGCGCGAGATCGCGGAACGCCTGCAAGAAGCGATCGACCGTGGCCTCTGGTCACCGCGCTCGAACTCCGCGCACGCGCGGATCGAGGCGGCGCGTGCGGGTGCTCCTGCGCCCTGATGGTCTCATTGGTAAACAGGCTCGCAGATCAGATCGGCATAGTCATCGCCGAGATCAAGCAATCCACAATCCAGATAGCTCGGACGCGGGACAGGCAGCGGCCTAAGCGGCCCCCCGCAATTCAAATGCGCCGTCATCATCGCCTGATCCCCGCGCAGTTTGCGTACCTTGCACCCCGAGACAACCTCGATCGCGGCAACACCGCGCGGGGCCGTCGCGGCCATCCGTGGTGCCCATTCGGTATTGATCCTGATCGCCTCGGCGCGTGTGCCGCGCACCCGCACATCAAATGTGCTCTGCGCAATCTTCACACGCATCGGTGTGACACCGCGAAACTCGGGCGACGGCATGTCGCAGGCCGTCACCAACAGCGCAATGAACAAAAACAGTATTCGGACCATCGCCACAGCATCGCCGCAACGTGGTTAACAAAGCGTTTCACTCCCCCGATCGCTTGCACCCTGCCTGCCCCACGCCCTATGCTCCACATAACGCAGAAAAGGATACTTCCATGACCGAAGATGCCGACGCAGAACGCCACGCGATGAAGATGGCCAAGAAGAAAGCCGCCCGCGACAAAATCATGGCAACCAAGACCGACAAGAAAGGTCTGATCATCGTCCATACCGGCAAGGGCAAGGGCAAATCCTCGGCTGCTTTCGGAATGATCTTCCGCTGCATCGCGCATGACATGCAATGCGCCGTGGTACAGTTCATCAAAGGCGGGATGAGCACCGGCGAACGCGATATGATCCTGTCGAAATTCCCCGATATCTGCGCCTTTCACACCATGGGCGAAGGTTTCACCTGGGAGACACAGGACAAGACCCGCGATACCGAAATGGCCCAAGCGGCTTGGGGCAAAGCCAAGGAACTGATCCGCGACCCGAGCAACACCATGGTGCTGCTGGACGAGATCAATATCGCGCTGCGCTACGACTACATCGACATCAACGATGTGGTGACGTTCCTCGTCGAAGAAAAGCCCGAGATGACCCATGTCGTCCTGACCGGACGCAACGCCAAAGATGAGCTGATCGAAATCGCCGATCTCGTTACGGAAATGGAACTGATCAAGCACCCGTTCCGCTCCGGTATCAAGGCGCAGATCGGGGTGGAATTCTAGATCATGATCACCGCTTCTTCTTGCCGGAAATATCCCGGGGGAAACGTCGGATTTTCCACGAAAATTCGACGTCGGGGGCAGAGCCCCCTGAACAAGGATTGGAACTATGCCAAAACACCGCGTCCTGACCGAATTCGGCATGGGCACATCGCTGCGTCGTCAGGATTATACGCAGGCCGCGCGGCGCGCGTTGCAGGATGCGCTGTGGCACAATTCGATCAATATGGCAGAGCTTTTCGGCCAACCCAAAGAGGCAATGCTGATCGACGTGGAAATCGCCGTACAGCACCCCGAGCGCGTCGATGTCGACAGTCTGACGGATGTGTTCCCCTACGGTCAGGTCAGCATCGCCTGCGGGCACGGCGGGCTGGACATCCAGCGACCTGACTACGAACAGGGTGGCAACCCAACGGTGATCGCCAATGCGGCCATTTCCGTCAGTTTCGATATGGAGCACAGCAATGACTGATCAGCGCTTCATCATCGAAATGGGCATGGGAAACGATCTGCATGGCATGGACTATCAAAAGGCCGCACGCCGCGCGATAGAGGACGCCATCCGCCATTCGACACTACCGATCTTTGGAACAACCGGAATCGAGCCCACCCAAATGCGGGTAGATGTTACCGTGGGTGTACAAGCGCCAGAGAAACTCGACACTGACGCGTTGGCCCAAAAGCTACCGCGCGGGCGCGCGACGGTACGTGCTGTCATGGGGGGACAGAATGTCACCAATCCCGAAACCGGTGAAACCCTGGTAATCGCCACGGCGGCTGTCGAAGCGTTCCTGCCATATCAAGGTGATCTCTGGCAGCGGAAGCGGACCTGAGCCTCTTTGACCGTCCGCAAAACAGGAGACCGTGGTTTGAAACCTCTGCTTTTCGTTGTTCTCGTTTGTACGGCGCTGCTTCCGCGATCGGTCAATGCCAAAATGACATGCACCGTTGTTCTGGACATGGACACTGCTACCGTCTTGCATCGGCAAGGCGCATGCGACAAGCGCCTCACCCCTGCCTCGAC from Roseovarius pelagicus includes the following:
- the cobN gene encoding cobaltochelatase subunit CobN; translated protein: MHLLAATPGAIDDGKEPVDLGQTPADLVVISAADTELAALSTARAEMDAAPGLRLANLAYLQHPMSVDLHIDDCAAKSRLVIARVLGGTGYWRYGTEQYAARLREAGVPLALLPGDDKPDGELRNLSTVSDTDYDALWSYLVEGGPENSQNFLSYARMMLEGGEAPAAPAPLLRAGVYWPGAGLSDLAAAQAAWTDGAPVVPLVFYRALVQGAGLNPINRLVKSLLREGLNPLPIFVASLKDPVSVATLDHLFAAVSPAVILNCTAFAVGSPHDGDDSPQNPLTMPTANAAPVFQVVLSGSSEEAWETGLTGLSARDIAMNVALPEVDGRILSRAVSFKGEAFYDEATECPIATYRAQGDRVAFVAALTANWARLRTTPEAERKVALVLANYPNKDGRLANGVGLDTPAATVHTLDLLHQAGYRIENAPTDSDSLMQAVMSGPTNWLTDRREKAGGETLPLDVYHAHFDALPWALKEQIADRWGAPEDDPFYDTTPLAKDAEAGFKLSILRYGNAVVGIQPARGYNIDPTDTYHSPDLVPPHHYLAFYFWLRHHYGAQAIVHMGKHGNLEWLPGKALALSAECWPEAVLGPMPHIYPFIVNDPGEGTQAKRRAQAVIIDHLTPPLTRAETYGPLRDLEALVDEYYEAAGVDPRRIAHLRREILSLSAATGLDKDVGFSGADEDGDLAKLDAYLCELKEAQIRDGLHIFGQSPSGQQEIDLAIALARVPREQGKGRDASLIRALATDAGLSIDPLDCDMAAPATERPEMLQALSSDPWRSNGDTVERLELLAQSLLRDGGRGDAGRGPHAAAVLHEIETRIRPTLAACGPDEGTGLLTALSGQFVAPAPSGAPTRGRLDTLPTGRNFYSVDSRAVPTPTAWALGWKSANLLIEKHLQTHGDWPRSMLITAWGTANMRTGGDDIAQALALMGVKPTWDAANRRVTGFEVLPQGVLGRPRVDVTLRISGFFRDAFPQLIALVDSAARAVQALDESEDLNPAAARAGRGEAQTRVYGSKPGAYGAGLQAMIDERLWADKSDLADAYLTWGSYAYGAGSDGTADRKGFEARLSQTEAIVQNQDNREHDILDSDDYYQFEGGAAAAVSTLQGRDRPIYHNDHSRPERPLIRTLEDEIGRVVRSRVVNPKWIDGIKRHGYKGAFEIAATVDYLFAFAATTGAVKGHHFDLVEAAFLEDDDTRDFIDEHNAPALREIAERLQEAIDRGLWSPRSNSAHARIEAARAGAPAP
- the cobW gene encoding cobalamin biosynthesis protein CobW codes for the protein MQAKIPATVVTGFLGAGKTTLIRHMLENAKGRRIALIINEFGDLGVDGDILKGCGDETCSEDDVMELSNGCICCTVADDFIPTMQKLLDRENAPDHIVIETSGLALPQPLVRAFNWPEISTRVTVDGVVTVVDGKAVSEGRFAHNVAAVDAQRKLDENLDHETPLSELFEDQIACADMIVVNKSDLLGADEADALVARLKGESRKGVQVVKSTMGALPVDVLLGQGIGAEGDLDARHEVHHHHHHDDDDHHDDEDHHHDHEHTHGHDEFESFVVTRPEISDPAAFAAQVADVIRAHDILRLKGFAAVEGKPMRLTLQAVGPRVDTYFDQPFGTAPRQTRLVVIGQSGLDRAAIETALCA
- a CDS encoding GNAT family N-acetyltransferase, which translates into the protein MKPHCAPDPMLIVEPAHPLDDGPRALLEQSHDLMTTLFEPEENYFLGFDALCAPEVHFIVAREGDAVLGTAAVVDKGDYGEVKSMFTSPAARGKGVGAALMRAIEDHARTAKLSALKLETARELPAAIRLYERHGFTECDRFGDYIPNSTSYFMQKQID
- a CDS encoding CbtA family protein: MFSKIVTSALFAGFCAGLIAALVQIVFVQPVLLHAELYEGGDLVHFGADAVSAHPDLGGFDVMRNGLSVLFMALTYVGYAFILVAVMSLAAERGAVINTRTGLIWGIAGFVTWHFAPAFSLPPEVPGVAAADVFVRQIWWWGTVAATGVALALIAFGRSALAWGAAIALLVAPHLIGAPHPDSFTGPVPPEIAALFASRALGFGFATWVALGGLCGYFWQRENANA
- a CDS encoding Lin0512 family protein, with translation MTDQRFIIEMGMGNDLHGMDYQKAARRAIEDAIRHSTLPIFGTTGIEPTQMRVDVTVGVQAPEKLDTDALAQKLPRGRATVRAVMGGQNVTNPETGETLVIATAAVEAFLPYQGDLWQRKRT
- the cobO gene encoding cob(I)yrinic acid a,c-diamide adenosyltransferase; the protein is MTEDADAERHAMKMAKKKAARDKIMATKTDKKGLIIVHTGKGKGKSSAAFGMIFRCIAHDMQCAVVQFIKGGMSTGERDMILSKFPDICAFHTMGEGFTWETQDKTRDTEMAQAAWGKAKELIRDPSNTMVLLDEINIALRYDYIDINDVVTFLVEEKPEMTHVVLTGRNAKDELIEIADLVTEMELIKHPFRSGIKAQIGVEF
- a CDS encoding Lin0512 family protein, which produces MPKHRVLTEFGMGTSLRRQDYTQAARRALQDALWHNSINMAELFGQPKEAMLIDVEIAVQHPERVDVDSLTDVFPYGQVSIACGHGGLDIQRPDYEQGGNPTVIANAAISVSFDMEHSND
- a CDS encoding DUF1636 domain-containing protein → MTHQIVICSTCDGADGKGFAGAVRRALATAELVYDVRDWECMSNCARPLSVAFKAPAKATYLFGDVAPATDLADLVAFARMYATSADGWIEDARGAGRLRHCLIGRVPA
- a CDS encoding CbtB domain-containing protein; this translates as MTALVQSAAKSTVLPAIMALGLGLGIITIAGHVQASALHDAAHDVRHATGFPCH